The stretch of DNA GCGGTCGTTATTCACAAACCTGGGATATGAGATCGAAGAATTATTCACCCTCAACAAAGTTGGCGTGCTCGGCTGGTGGTATCGCGGTAAGATCGCCAAACAGCAAGCCATCGGTCGCTTTGGGTTGAAGGTCTTCAATGTGCTGGTGCCAATCTTCAAGCTGATCGACCCCATTTTGCCCTGGAAGGGGTTGTCGCTGGTGATTGTCGCCCGCAAGCCGACTAATTAATTTTGTTGTCTATGCTCACCGGGGTATTGCGCTTGAGGCGTAGCACTCGCTGTATTCGTGAATGGTGAATGGGCGCAGGTCACGCTCATTGAAAAAGTCGCCGCACGTGACGTCTGTTTTCAGCCTCCAAAGAAAAACATCTTATCCACTCCTTACGCTGGCCAGATCTTACGCCCGCCGCCAGGGGGTGTGATCGCGTCAATTAACGCCATCTCCTCGGCTGTCAGCGGGGGCAGCAGCGCGGCTTTGATGTTCTCCTCCAGTTGAGAAACTCGCTTGGCGCCCGGGATGGCAACGGTCACTGCCGGGTTCGCCATCACAAACTGGAGAGCCAGCTGGGACAGGGTACGCCCATTGGTGAGTTCTTTAAGCTTTTCAACCTTTTCCAAATCCTCCAGGAAGACGCGGTACTCATCCTGATTCCCAGTCCAGCGCTGGCGAAAATCCCCTTCTCCGAAGGTGGATTCTGGGGTGAACTTGCCGGTCAGGATCCCCATCGCCAGTGGACCGCGCACCAGCACGCCCAGGTTCTTTTCGAGTGTATAGGGAAAAATCTCCGCTTCAGCCGTACGGTTGAGAATCGAATAATCGATCTGCAGCGTGCTGGCCAGGTTGTCGGCATTAAATGCCTGTAGATACTCGAAATCGCTGGTGCTGAGCCCGTAGGCCCGCACTTTTCCCTGAGCCTGCAA from Brevefilum fermentans encodes:
- a CDS encoding aldo/keto reductase, translating into MADIEKRVLGKSGIEVTKLSLGLWAVGGDEWGAVDDRESLDLISAALDMGINFFDTADVYGLGHSEELLGQAMKGRRDQFVVATKIGWVGFDHQARVSVYDTADKVIAGVESNLRRLNTDYVDLIQYHIDFREPNMEAYIEGFQKLQAQGKVRAYGLSTSDFEYLQAFNADNLASTLQIDYSILNRTAEAEIFPYTLEKNLGVLVRGPLAMGILTGKFTPESTFGEGDFRQRWTGNQDEYRVFLEDLEKVEKLKELTNGRTLSQLALQFVMANPAVTVAIPGAKRVSQLEENIKAALLPPLTAEEMALIDAITPPGGGRKIWPA